In Nicotiana tabacum cultivar K326 chromosome 21, ASM71507v2, whole genome shotgun sequence, one DNA window encodes the following:
- the LOC142175139 gene encoding uncharacterized protein LOC142175139 — protein MLNILKKKLEDAKGLRPELLPEVLWAYRPTPKTSTGEKPYSLVYGTDAVIPVEIEEPSLRYSNESGPSNDESRLQDLDKVEERKDMAHIRMVAQKQQAERYYNKKAKVRPHKVGD, from the coding sequence ATGTTaaatatattgaaaaagaagtTGGAGGATGCTAAAGGGCTACGACCTGAGTTACTACCGgaagtattatgggcataccgcCCTACGCCAAAAACCAGCACAGGAGAAAAGCCATATTCACTGGTCTACGGGACTGACGCAGTTATACCCGTCGAGATCGAAGAACCCAGTTTGAGATACTCTAATGAGAGCGGACCAAGCAACGACGAAAGTAGGCTACAAGATCTGGATAAAGTCGAAGAACGGAAAGACATGGCCcacataagaatggtagcccagAAGCAGCAAGcagaaagatactacaacaagaAAGCCAAGGTGCGACCACACAAAGTCGGAGACTAA